A stretch of Pyrenophora tritici-repentis strain M4 chromosome 7, whole genome shotgun sequence DNA encodes these proteins:
- a CDS encoding S-adenosylmethionine decarboxylase proenzyme 2, with amino-acid sequence MVATVEIPQHYTASPSSHIGTPQLTINKEATIDLDSTNSFEGPEKLLEVWFSPSATDLPGQAGPLGLKKVSAEVWKDMLDLVNCKVLSVIESEHVDAYLLSESSMFVFPHKVVLKTCGTTTLLWGLTRMLEIAVEAGFPFVAPKASGVAPAATPYRVFYSRKNFLYPDQQRGPHRSWRDEVRYLDDRFQGGSAYMIGKMNGEHWYLYITGPDTSLTPPPSPGEERLAPDTETKFVSHPQRLLREQATDEEEDETLEVLMTDLDEKNARQFYLEDASAVAEGRYIQRAREARKNAIQSLGTISEEHAQSESLGGSTVLNSAANTHASDDDSFDVFEQTSSDHSGFNSDEELTFPEELTTEGHTLGTVVSEHCGLADVYPTTKYPDARIDAYLFTPCGFSANGVIPAPGGAPNGSKKGSDATHYFTVHVTPEPQCSYASFETNVPARQTGRETADVVEHVVGIFKPGRFSVTLFEAKPTADDYPGKNVDKAKRMETIPGYRRVDRIVHDLDGYDLVFRYYERDDWKGGKPRLGELY; translated from the coding sequence ATGGTCGCTACCGTTGAGATTCCTCAGCACTACACTgcctcgccttcgtcgcaCATTGGCACCCCTCAGTTGACCATCAACAAGGAGGCTACCATTGATCTCGACTCGACCAACTCTTTTGAGGGTCCCGAGAAGCTCCTGGAAGTATGGTTTAGCCCTTCCGCTACCGACCTGCCCGGACAGGCCGGTCCTCTTGGACTGAAGAAGGTGTCTGCCGAAGTTTGGAAGGACATGCTTGACTTGGTCAACTGCAAGGTTCTTTCCGTCATCGAATCTGAACATGTCGATGCATACCTCTTGTCCGAGTCGAGCATGTTCGTCTTCCCTCACAAGGTTGTGCTCAAGACCTGTGGTACCACGACTCTGCTCTGGGGTCTTACTCGCATGCTGGAGATTGCCGTCGAAGCTGGGTTCCCCTTCGTCGCCCCAAAGGCGTCTGGAGTTGCCCCAGCTGCCACCCCGTACCGCGTCTTCTACAGCAGGAAGAACTTCCTCTACCCCGACCAGCAGCGCGGACCCCACCGCAGCTGGCGTGACGAAGTTCGTTACCTCGATGACCGCTTCCAAGGTGGCAGTGCCTATATGATTGGCAAGATGAACGGCGAGCATTGGTACCTTTACATCACTGGTCCCGACACCAGTCTCACCCCACCTCCCAGCCCAGGTGAAGAGAGGCTTGCACCTGATACTGAGACCAAGTTTGTCAGCCACCCTCAGCGCCTCCTGCGCGAGCAAGCCAccgatgaagaagaagacgagaCTCTGGAGGTCCTGATGACCGACCTCGATGAGAAGAACGCCCGTCAGTTCTATCTAGAGGACGCAAGTGCGGTTGCGGAAGGTCGCTACATTCAGAGGGCTCGCGAGGCTCGCAAGAACGCCATCCAATCTCTTGGCACCATCTCTGAAGAGCATGCTCAGAGCGAGAGCCTTGGTGGTTCTACCGTCCTCAACTCAGCTGCCAACACGCACGCCTCGGATGATGACAGCTTCGACGTGTTCGAGCAGACTTCCTCTGACCACTCTGGCTTCAACTCTGACGAGGAACTTACGTTCCCTGAGGAGCTGACCACTGAGGGTCACACGCTCGGCACGGTTGTCTCTGAGCACTGCGGTCTGGCTGACGTCTACCCCACCACCAAGTACCCCGATGCCCGCATCGACGCTTACTTGTTCACACCCTGCGGCTTCTCCGCCAACGGCGTCATCCCCGCTCCAGGTGGCGCCCCCAACGGCTCCAAGAAGGGCTCCGATGCCACGCACTACTTCACCGTGCACGTCACGCCCGAGCCGCAGTGCTCCTACGCCTCCTTCGAGACCAACGTCCCCGCCCGCCAGACTGGTCGCGAGACTGCCGATGTTGTCGAGCACGTCGTAGGCATCTTCAAGCCTGGTAGATTCAGCGTCACCCTCTTCGAGGCCAAGCCCACTGCTGATGACTACCCTGGCAAGAATGTCGACAAGGCCAAGCGCATGGAAACCATTCCCGGTTACCGTCGCGTTGATCGTATTGTCCATGATTTGGATGGGTATGATCTTGTGTTCAGGTACTATGAGAGGGATGACTGGAAGGGTGGGAAGCCTAGGCTTGGGGAGCTTTACTGA
- a CDS encoding Atrophin-1 multi-domain protein, whose protein sequence is MPPWVASVPRLTILRKIGAIDRIPLALRCCNVTKSSSASLRARSASTHVSPTAINLRPNIPPHNKDLYDALSALSGAAETYVNISRLQLALRGLAAQDAVTRVAVLGLNSQSSAQQLARLLLADPLGAEEQWEKELVKAGNDNEGAVLLKYGTDPDEHTPTPLYKVLPVPSRTLQSHNLEILVSTINVNVAKPVPQVSVESPVESLLVPKLQAPSARALPVPYPVHKTLVLGEGLDSAIAFGRFSANGLDEVDDTVKLAVDLPVPSEESPSETRSRSAPINIEVGTKALGSFRESIQNSIIYERGWFKSGLPTLSNWLIQDVQTSDAIKPTMKTLITSLTDDVEAKLLKEDTARLQELASIPTDQDVKASIVGHLETWAERSHAELRDQLDEAFTSKNWHKLAWWKLLWRVDDITMISSEILERRWLVSAEKSSIYLAGRMNQAGFPDEMQPTTATTKTPEVTTQDTAPTAENPRTDLSTNVRKPSPWSEHIAIARTELINDTVPPLQALAQRLILQTFTTTSISSAASALLYLSVSSFSVFEASAVAALGLTYSLRRMQRLWEGAREAWQGTVREEGRRTLKGTEESIRFIIKNGGSKTVSEKEDVVQRRKAREAVMAVREALDRMSGGGDGDGDGKGR, encoded by the exons ATGCCTCCATGGGTGGCCTCAGTGCCGCGACTGACGATTCTTCGCAAGATAGGGGCGATTGATCGAATCCCACTTGCGCTTCGCTGTTGCAATGTCACAAAGTCAAGCTCTGCGAGTCTCCGCGCCCGCTCCGCGTCAACACATGTTTCGCCGACCGCGATAAATCTGCGCCCAAATATACCCCCGCATAACAAGGACTTGTACGATGCATTATCCGCACTAAGCGGGGCTGCTGAAACATATGTCAATATTAGCAGGCTTCAATTGGCATTACGGGGTTTGGCGGCGCAGGATGCCGTCACAAGGGTTGCTG TTCTCGGTTTGAATAGCCAGTCGAGTGCGCAACAACTAGCACGGCTTTTGCTTGCAGACCCGCTAGGTGCTGAGGAGCAATGGGAGAAAGAGCTGGTCAAGGCAGGCAATGACAATGAGGGGGCTGTATTGTTAAA ATACGGTACTGATCCCGACGAACACACGCCAACGCCACTCTATAAAGTCCTCCCAGTACCCTCACGAACCCTTCAATCGCATAACCTCGAGATCCTCGTCTCTACGATAAACGTCAATGTTGCGAAGCCTGTCCCTCAGGTGTCAGTCGAAAGCCCTGTAGAGTCGCTGTTAGTTCCCAAGCTCCAGGCTCCCTCGGCAAGAGCACTGCCCGTTCCGTATCCAGTGCACAAGACCTTGGTGTTGGGCGAAGGACTAGACAGCGCAATAGCGTTTGGTAGGTTCTCGGCCAATGGTCTTGATGAGGTGGATGATACGGTCAAGCTGGCGGTTGACCTGCCAGTTCCATCAGAAGAGAGTCCCTCAGAGACGCGTTCTCGAAGCGCTCCTATCAACATTGAAGTTGGTACGAAAGCACTCGGCAGCTTCCGCGAGTCGATTCAGAACTCCATCATCTACGAGAGGGGCTGGTTCAAGAGTGGGCTGCCAACGCTGTCAAACTGGCTGATACAAGATGTCCAGACTTCAGACGCCATCAAGCCTACCATGAAAACACTCATCACCTCCCTTACCGATGATGTAGAAGCAAAACTTCTGAAGGAAGATACTGCGCGACTACAAGAACTGGCTTCCATACCCACAGACCAAGATGTCAAAGCATCCATCGTCGGCCATCTCGAGACCTGGGCTGAGAGGTCGCATGCAGAGCTCCGCGACCAACTTGACGAAGCCTTCACATCAAAGAACTGGCACAAGCTAGCCTGGTGGAAGCTTCTCTGGCGTGTCGACGACATCACAATGATCAGTTCCGAGATTCTCGAGCGACGATGGCTCGTCTCCGCAGAGAAAAGCAGCATATACCTCGCGGGCCGCATGAACCAAGCCGGCTTCCCAGACGAAATGCAACCCACAACTGCCACCACCAAAACACCCGAAGTAACAACGCAAGACACGGCGCCAACAGCAGAGAACCCCAGAACAGACCTCTCGACCAACGTCCGCAAACCATCACCCTGGTCCGAACACATTGCCATCGCCCGCACCGAACTCATCAACGATACCGTCCCACCTCTTCAGGCCCTTGCTCAACGACTTATCCTCCAAACTTTTACCACTACATCCATCTCCTCTGCGGCATCCGCCCTGCTCTACCTCTCCGTCTCATCCTTCTCCGTCTTTGAAGCCTCGGCCGTCGCAGCATTGGGTCTCACGTACTCGTTGCGTCGCATGCAGAGGCTATGGGAAGGCGCGAGGGAGGCGTGGCAAGGTACTGTTAGGGAAGAAGGACGACGCACGTTGAAGGGTACGGAGGAGAGTATTCGGTTTATCATCAAGAATGGGGGTAGCAAGACGGTTAGCGAAAAGGAGGATGTGGTGCAGAGGCGGAAGGCGAGGGAGGCTGTGATGGCGGTTAGGGAGGCGCTTGATAGAATGAGTGGgggtggtgatggtgatggtgatgggAAGGGTAGGTAG
- a CDS encoding ApaH, Diadenosine tetraphosphatase and related serine-threonine protein phosphatase, translated as MENNQEVDQTKYIDNAIRAVREKKPLPEIDFTLHTMEDGSQVSTQERVCKDVQAPAFHPPSDEQFFSPQDRTKPNIQFLKQHFYREGRLTEQQALWIIKKGTEILKSEPNMLEMDAPITVCGDVHGQYYDLMKLFEVGGDPAETRYLFLGDYVDRGYFSIECVLYLWSLKIWYPNTLWLLRGNHECRHLTDYFTFKLECKHKYSEAVYEACMDSFCALPLAAVMNKQFLCIHGGLSPELHTLDDLKSIDRFREPPTHGLMCDILWADPLEEFGQEKTNDFFVHNHVRGCSYFFSYPAACAFLEKNNLLSIIRAHEAQDAGYRMYRKTRTTGFPSVMTIFSAPNYLDVYNNKAAVLKYENNVMNIRQFNCTPHPYWLPNFMDVFTWSLPFVGEKITDMLIAILNTCSKEELEEETPSSLASGPSSPPIPNMDPESTEFKRRAIKNKILAIGRLSRVFQVLREESERVTELKTASGGRLPAGTLMLGAEGIKQAIHSFEDARKVDLQNERLPPSHEEVRKSQEVSREQALEKAAKEADNDQGLATVARRISMSSGSGRSKKS; from the exons ATGGAAAACAACCAGGAGGTCGACCAGACCAAGTATATCGACAATGCTATCCGCGCCGTGCGGGAGAAGAAGCCGCTTCCCGAAATCGACTTTACCCTGCATACTATGGAGGATGGCAGTCAAGTGAGCACTCAGGAACGGGTCTGCAAAG ATGTGCAAGCACCCGCCTTCCACCCGCCCAGCGACGAGCAATTCTTCTCACCGCAAGATCGCACCAAGCCCAACATTCAATTCCTTAAGCAGCACTTCTACCGCGAAGGCCGCTTGACTGAGCAGCAGGCGCTATGGATTATAAAGAAGGGCACAGAGATCCTAAAGTCGGAGCCCAACATGCTGGAAATGGATGCACCCATCACTGTGTGTGGAGACGTTCACGGACAGTACTACGATCTCATGAAGCTGTTTGAAGTCGGTGGCGACCCAGCGGAGACGCGATACCTGTTCTTGGGTGACTACGTCGACCGCGGATACTTTAGTATAGAG TGTGTCCTGTACCTATGGTCCCTCAAGATCTGGTACCCCAACACGCTTTGGCTGCTCCGCGGCAACCACGAGTGCCGCCACTTGACCGACTACTTCACATTCAAACTCGAATGCAAGCACAAATACTCTGAAGCCGTGTACGAAGCATGCATGGACTCGTTCTGCGCATTACCCCTGGCCGCTGTCATGAACAAGCAGTTCCTGTGTATACATGGTGGACTGAGCCCCGAGCTTCACACCCTGGACGATCTGAAGAGC ATTGACCGTTTCCGCGAGCCCCCCACGCACGGCCTCATGTGCGACATCCTCTGGGCCGATCCACTTGAGGAGTTTGGACAGGAGAAGACTAACGATTTCTTCGTTCACAACCATGTCCGCGGATGCTCGTACTTCTTCTCGTATCCCGCCGCCTGTGCTTTCCTCGAAAAGAACAACCTCTTGTCCATTATCCGTGCACACGAGGCCCAAGATGCCGGGTACCGAATGTACCGCAAGACACGGACGACTGGCTTCCCCAGTGTCATGACAATCTTTAGTGCACCAAACTACTTGGATGTGTACAACAACAAGGCTGCTGTTTTGAAGTACGAGAACAACGTCATGAACATTCGACAATTCA ACTGCACACCCCATCCATACTGGTTGCCCAACTTTATGGACGTATTCACGTGGTCATTGCCGTTCGTTGGTGAGAAGA TCACCGACATGCTCATTGCTATACTGAACACATGTTCAAAGGAAGAACTTGAGGAAGAGACACCCAGCTCGCTTGCATCTGGACCATCATCGCCGCCTATTCCTAACATGGACCCGGAGTCAACCGAGTTCAAGCGACGCGCGATCAAGAACAAGATCTTGGCCATTGGTCGTCTCTCTCGCGTATTTCAAGTACTGCGTGAAGAGTCTGAACGCGTTACTGAGCTGAAGACAGCATCAGGTGGCCGACTGCCAGCAGGTACTCTCATGCTTGGTGCCGAAGGAATCAAGCAGGCGATTCACAGCTTCGAGGACGCACGTAAGGTCGACTTACAGAACGAGAGACTCCCGCCGAGCCACGAAGAAGTACGAAAGTCTCAGGAGGTTAGCCGAGAGCAGGCTCTCGAGAAAGCTGCCAAGGAGGCAGACAACGACCAGGGACTAGCAACCGTGGCACGACGCATCAGCAT GTCATCTGGCTCCGGACGCAGCAAGAAGAGCTAG
- a CDS encoding FAP multi-domain protein — protein sequence MFSQATLLLALAASATAHMTILNPVPFGKATLNSSPLAPGDFPCKQRAGVYDITEMNQWDAGTTQVVSFQGSAVHGGGSCQFSLTTDAEPTEKSQWKVIQSVIGGCPSNVSANLPEAPSGTGAATFPVKMPEDMPDGRYTFAWTWLNKVGNREFYMNCAPVQVGSGSSKASTKSVSAALSSLPDMFVANLPDTSCSTAENEDFEYPNPGKNVVTGFQATPGSKISGVGCSTMTKMGAGSGQLGSPQAPASKPTPSSAPGYGAPVASSAPAPAASSPPAYAAPPASSPPAYAAPPANSPPTYGGAPPASSGPTYGAPPVGGVFAPGAAPAPAAPATPSTPAAAPDAPASKPSNCTPCQTEGAVVCMGGNMFGLCNHGCAVPQALANGMSCSGGVVVASTKRSLKFPRGHLHRRHGASHLI from the exons ATGTTTTCCCAAGCCACTCTCCTTTTGGCGCTCGCTGCCAGTGCCACGGCACACATGACCATCCTCAACCCTGTTCCTTTCGGCAAGGCTACTCTGAACAGCTCTCCATTGGCACCAGGCGATTTCCCTTGCAAGCAACGCGCTGGCGTATACGACATCACTGAGATGAATCAGTGGGACGCAGGCACTACCCAAGTTGTCTCTTTCCAGGGTTCTGCAGTACACGGTGGCGGTTCTTGCCAATTCTCTCTCACCACTGACGCTGAGCCAACCGAGAAATCTCAATGGAAGGTCATCCAGAGTGTCATCGGTGGCTGCCCGTCCAACGTCAGTGCTAACCTACCCGAGGCCCCATCAGGCACCGGCGCAGCGACTTTTCCTGTCAAGATGCCCGAAGACATGCCTGATGGTCGATACACTTTTGCCTGGACTTGGCTCAACAAGGTCGGCAACCGCGAATTCTACATGAACTGCGCGCCCGTACAAGTCGGTAGCGGATCTTCCAAAGCCTCTACCAAGAGCGTTTCCGCAGCCCTCTCCAGCCTCCCTGACATGTTCGTCGCCAACCTGCCTGATACCTCTTGCAGCACTGCCGAGAATGAGGACTTCGAATACCCTAACCCTGGCAAGAACGTCGTCACCGGTTTCCAGGCTACCCCAGGCAGCAAGATCAGCGGTGTTGGATGCAGCACTATGACCAAGATGGGTGCTGGTAGCGGACAACTTGGATCTCCCCAAGCCCCCGCTTCGAAGCCTACACCAAGCAGTGCCCCTGGTTACGGTGCTCCTGTCGCTAGCAGCGCACCTGCTCCTGCTGCCAGCAGCCCTCCTGCCTATGCCGCACCTCCCGCCAGCAGCCCCCCTGCTTATGCCGCACCTCCTGCCAACAGCCCTCCTACCTATGGTGGTGCCCCTCCTGCCAGCAGTGGCCCTACCTATGGTGCCCCTCCTGTCGGCGGTGTCTTCGCTCCTGGCGCTGCTCCCGCACCTGCTGCACCTGCTACTCCATCTACACCTGCCGCTGCACCCGACGCACCTGCTTCCAAGCCCAGCA ACTGCACTCCGTGCCAGACCGAGGGTGCTGTCGTGTGCATGGGCGGCAACATGTTCGGTCTTTGCAACCACGGATGCGCAGTTCCTCAGGCTCTCGCAAATGGCATGTCCTGCTCTGGTGGCGTCGTTGTCGCCTCAACGAAGCGATCTCTCAAGTTCCCTCGTGGCCACCTCCACCGTCGCCACGGCGCTTCCCACCTTATCTAA